The Henckelia pumila isolate YLH828 chromosome 2, ASM3356847v2, whole genome shotgun sequence genome includes a window with the following:
- the LOC140881183 gene encoding probable LRR receptor-like serine/threonine-protein kinase At1g67720 isoform X5 — protein sequence MGSVVHLLVPIFLWLIPSILCQATEFTSIDCGGSSNYTDKDTGLAWISDALITAQLGKPVRVGKTYGNSIQYQTRRDFPTDTKKYCYSLATEERLRYIVRATFLYGTSLTEGAYPKFQLYLDATKWSTVTVMEAARVYVKEMIIRAPSKSIDVCLCCATTGSPFISTLEMRPLNLSMYATDYEDEFFLKLAQRVNFGAPSQESIRYPDDPYDRIWVSDLDRRPNFLVGVAPGTERISTKKNIDISTREYPPVKVMQTAVVGSRGNLSYSLNLEDFPANARAYAYFAEIEDLGANETRKFKMEQPYMLDYSNAVVNIAENANGSYTLYEPSYMNVTLEFVLSFSFLKTPDSTRGPLLNAIEISRYVQIVAKTDEQDVSILNALRLDSSEWLEVGGDPCIPTNWEWVSCSSSTPPRITKIFLSGKKMEGKIPWKLNDMEELTELWLDGNTLSGTIPDMSNLVNLKILHLENNKLTGPLPSYLGSLPYLQQLHVQNNSLSGEIPTRLLRGNLTFDYQGNPHLRRVTKTHSKLVLATSVGVLVILFVLSIASIILVCFFRTRMTSIRNDKGSSWCTSNKPLTGYSMGRGGSFMDEGVACHIPLTDIQEATTSFSKKIGKGSFGPVYYGKMKDGKEVAVKIMADLSSHGTKQFMTEVALLPRIHHRNLVPLIGYCEEENQRMLVYEYMHNGTLRDHIHDFDEQKQLGWLPRLHIAEDAAKGLEYLHTGCSPSIIHREVKTSNILLDINMRAKVSDFGLSRQAEEDLTHVSSVARGTEGYLDPEYYANQQLTEKSDVYSFGVVLLELISGRKPVFAEEYGCDWSIVHWVSSPNLLILDWQGMSK from the exons ATGGGATCCGTAGTACATCTCTTGGTTCCAATATTCCTGTGGTTAATACCATCCATTTTATGCCAAGCTACGG AGTTCACCAGTATAGACTGTGGAGGGTCAAGTAATTACACAGACAAAGATACTGGTTTAGCCTGGATTTCAGATGCCCTAATCACAGCTCAATTAGGCAAACCAGTGAGGGTAGGAAAGACATATGGGAACTCGATTCAGTATCAAACACGGCGAGATTTCCCCACAGACACCAAGAAATACTGCTATTCACTCGCCACAGAAGAAAGGCTGCGTTATATTGTCCGAGCAACGTTTCTTTATGGTACTTCTTTAACTGAAGGAGCATACCCCAAGTTTCAGCTTTATCTGGATGCTACAAAATGGTCCACAGTAACCGTAATGGAAGCTGCAAGAGTCTATGTCAAAGAAATGATCATCCGAGCCCCCTCTAAGTCAattgatgtgtgcttgtgttgtGCAACAACGGGCTCCCCTTTTATATCCACTCTTGAGATGAGACCCTTGAATCTGTCAATGTATGCCACTGACTATGAAGACGAGTTCTTCTTGAAATTGGCACAAAGAGTGAATTTTGGAGCACCAAGTCAAGAATCCATAAG GTACCCGGATGACCCCTATGATCGAATATGGGTGTCTGATCTTGATAGAAGGCCGAATTTCTTGGTAGGTGTTGCGCCTGGGACGGAGAGAATAAGTACCAAAAAAAACATAGATATAAGCACTAGAGAATATCCACCTGTTAAAGTAATGCAAACTGCGGTAGTTGGAAGTAGAGGAAACCTCAGTTACAGCTTAAATCTCGAGGATTTTCCTGCGAATGCTCGTGCTTATGCGTATTTTGCTGAAATTGAAGATTTAGGAGCCAATGAAACAAGGAAATTTAAAATGGAGCAACCTTATATGCTTGATTACAGCAATGCTGTCGTGAATATAGCTGAAAATGCCAACGGAAGTTATACGCTATATGAACCGAGCTACATGAATGTCACATTAGAATTCGTGCTGTCTTTCTCATTCTTGAAAACCCCGGATTCTACTCGTGGACCACTGCTAAATGCAATTGAGATTAGCAGATATGTTCAGATTGTAGCCAAGACTGATGAACAAGACG TGAGTATCCTGAATGCCCTGCGGTTAGATAGCAGTGAGTGGCTTGAGGTAGGTGGTGATCCTTGTATACCTACAAACTGGGAATGGGTGAGTTGCAGCTCTTCCACACCACCAAGAATCACCAAGAT TTTCTTGTCAGGAAAGAAAATGGAGGGTAAAATCCCATGGAAGCTTAATGACATGGAAGAGTTAACAGAGTT ATGGCTGGATGGAAACACTCTGAGTGGGACAATTCCTGATATGAGTAATCTTGtcaatttgaaaatatt GCATCTAGAGAACAACAAACTGACTGGTCCATTGCCTTCATACTTGGGGAGTCTGCCATATTTACAACAACT gcaCGTACAGAACAACTCTTTGTCTGGGGAAATACCTACAAGATTGTTAAGAGGAAACTTGACCTTCGA CTATCAAGGCAATCCTCATCTTAGACGAGTGACAAAAACGCATAGCAAATTAGTTCTTGCAACTTCAGTTGGAGTGCTGGTTATTCTTTTTGTCCTATCCATCGCAAGCATAATACTAGTTTGTTTTTTTAGGACAAGGATGACTTCAATCAGGAATGATAAAG GAAGTTCGTGGTGCACCAGTAACAAGCCTTTGACTGGCTATTCAATGGGACGGGGTGGATCTTTTATGGATGAAGGCGTAGCATGCCATATTCCGCTCACAGATATACAAGAAGCTACCACTAGTTTTTCAAAGAAAATTGGAAAAGGAAGTTTCGGACCAGTATATTATGGGAAAATGAAGGATGGGAAGGAAGTTGCGGTGAAAATCATGGCCGATTTATCCAGTCATGGTACCAAACAATTCATGACTGAG GTTGCACTCTTGCCAAGAATACATCACAGGAACTTGGTTCCTTTAATTGGATATTGTGAGGAAGAGAATCAACGGATGCTTGTCTATGAGTACATGCATAATGGGACCTTAAGGGATCATATACACG ATTTTGATGAGCAGAAACAGTTAGGCTGGCTTCCACGGCTTCATATAGCTGAAGATGCAGCTAAAG GTCTTGAGTACCTGCACACCGGCTGCAGCCCCAGTATCATTCATCGTGAAGTTAAAACAAGCAACATTCTCCTAGACATCAACATGAGGGCCAAGGTATCAGATTTTGGACTATCGAGGCAAGCTGAAGAGGACTTGACACACGTATCAAGTGTGGCACGAGGAACAGAAGGCTATCTCGACCCAGA GTACTATGCAAATCAACAGTTGACAGAAAAAAGTGACGTTTATAGTTTTGGTGTGGTTCTCTTAGAACTTATCTCTGGAAGAAAGCCCGTCTTTGCGGAGGAATATGGTTGTGATTGGAGTATTGTTCATTGGGTAAGCTCTCCCAATCTTTTG ATCCTAGACTGGCAGGGAATGTCAAAATAG
- the LOC140881183 gene encoding probable LRR receptor-like serine/threonine-protein kinase At1g67720 isoform X6, whose amino-acid sequence MGSVVHLLVPIFLWLIPSILCQATEFTSIDCGGSSNYTDKDTGLAWISDALITAQLGKPVRVGKTYGNSIQYQTRRDFPTDTKKYCYSLATEERLRYIVRATFLYGTSLTEGAYPKFQLYLDATKWSTVTVMEAARVYVKEMIIRAPSKSIDVCLCCATTGSPFISTLEMRPLNLSMYATDYEDEFFLKLAQRVNFGAPSQESIRYPDDPYDRIWVSDLDRRPNFLVGVAPGTERISTKKNIDISTREYPPVKVMQTAVVGSRGNLSYSLNLEDFPANARAYAYFAEIEDLGANETRKFKMEQPYMLDYSNAVVNIAENANGSYTLYEPSYMNVTLEFVLSFSFLKTPDSTRGPLLNAIEISRYVQIVAKTDEQDVSILNALRLDSSEWLEVGGDPCIPTNWEWVSCSSSTPPRITKIFLSGKKMEGKIPWKLNDMEELTELWLDGNTLSGTIPDMSNLVNLKILHLENNKLTGPLPSYLGSLPYLQQLHVQNNSLSGEIPTRLLRGNLTFDYQGNPHLRRVTKTHSKLVLATSVGVLVILFVLSIASIILVCFFRTRMTSIRNDKGSSWCTSNKPLTGYSMGRGGSFMDEGVACHIPLTDIQEATTSFSKKIGKGSFGPVYYGKMKDGKEVAVKIMADLSSHGTKQFMTEVALLPRIHHRNLVPLIGYCEEENQRMLVYEYMHNGTLRDHIHDFDEQKQLGWLPRLHIAEDAAKGLEYLHTGCSPSIIHREVKTSNILLDINMRAKVSDFGLSRQAEEDLTHVSSVARGTEGYLDPEYYANQQLTEKSDVYSFGVVLLELISGRKPVFAEEYGCDWSIVHWILDWQGMSK is encoded by the exons ATGGGATCCGTAGTACATCTCTTGGTTCCAATATTCCTGTGGTTAATACCATCCATTTTATGCCAAGCTACGG AGTTCACCAGTATAGACTGTGGAGGGTCAAGTAATTACACAGACAAAGATACTGGTTTAGCCTGGATTTCAGATGCCCTAATCACAGCTCAATTAGGCAAACCAGTGAGGGTAGGAAAGACATATGGGAACTCGATTCAGTATCAAACACGGCGAGATTTCCCCACAGACACCAAGAAATACTGCTATTCACTCGCCACAGAAGAAAGGCTGCGTTATATTGTCCGAGCAACGTTTCTTTATGGTACTTCTTTAACTGAAGGAGCATACCCCAAGTTTCAGCTTTATCTGGATGCTACAAAATGGTCCACAGTAACCGTAATGGAAGCTGCAAGAGTCTATGTCAAAGAAATGATCATCCGAGCCCCCTCTAAGTCAattgatgtgtgcttgtgttgtGCAACAACGGGCTCCCCTTTTATATCCACTCTTGAGATGAGACCCTTGAATCTGTCAATGTATGCCACTGACTATGAAGACGAGTTCTTCTTGAAATTGGCACAAAGAGTGAATTTTGGAGCACCAAGTCAAGAATCCATAAG GTACCCGGATGACCCCTATGATCGAATATGGGTGTCTGATCTTGATAGAAGGCCGAATTTCTTGGTAGGTGTTGCGCCTGGGACGGAGAGAATAAGTACCAAAAAAAACATAGATATAAGCACTAGAGAATATCCACCTGTTAAAGTAATGCAAACTGCGGTAGTTGGAAGTAGAGGAAACCTCAGTTACAGCTTAAATCTCGAGGATTTTCCTGCGAATGCTCGTGCTTATGCGTATTTTGCTGAAATTGAAGATTTAGGAGCCAATGAAACAAGGAAATTTAAAATGGAGCAACCTTATATGCTTGATTACAGCAATGCTGTCGTGAATATAGCTGAAAATGCCAACGGAAGTTATACGCTATATGAACCGAGCTACATGAATGTCACATTAGAATTCGTGCTGTCTTTCTCATTCTTGAAAACCCCGGATTCTACTCGTGGACCACTGCTAAATGCAATTGAGATTAGCAGATATGTTCAGATTGTAGCCAAGACTGATGAACAAGACG TGAGTATCCTGAATGCCCTGCGGTTAGATAGCAGTGAGTGGCTTGAGGTAGGTGGTGATCCTTGTATACCTACAAACTGGGAATGGGTGAGTTGCAGCTCTTCCACACCACCAAGAATCACCAAGAT TTTCTTGTCAGGAAAGAAAATGGAGGGTAAAATCCCATGGAAGCTTAATGACATGGAAGAGTTAACAGAGTT ATGGCTGGATGGAAACACTCTGAGTGGGACAATTCCTGATATGAGTAATCTTGtcaatttgaaaatatt GCATCTAGAGAACAACAAACTGACTGGTCCATTGCCTTCATACTTGGGGAGTCTGCCATATTTACAACAACT gcaCGTACAGAACAACTCTTTGTCTGGGGAAATACCTACAAGATTGTTAAGAGGAAACTTGACCTTCGA CTATCAAGGCAATCCTCATCTTAGACGAGTGACAAAAACGCATAGCAAATTAGTTCTTGCAACTTCAGTTGGAGTGCTGGTTATTCTTTTTGTCCTATCCATCGCAAGCATAATACTAGTTTGTTTTTTTAGGACAAGGATGACTTCAATCAGGAATGATAAAG GAAGTTCGTGGTGCACCAGTAACAAGCCTTTGACTGGCTATTCAATGGGACGGGGTGGATCTTTTATGGATGAAGGCGTAGCATGCCATATTCCGCTCACAGATATACAAGAAGCTACCACTAGTTTTTCAAAGAAAATTGGAAAAGGAAGTTTCGGACCAGTATATTATGGGAAAATGAAGGATGGGAAGGAAGTTGCGGTGAAAATCATGGCCGATTTATCCAGTCATGGTACCAAACAATTCATGACTGAG GTTGCACTCTTGCCAAGAATACATCACAGGAACTTGGTTCCTTTAATTGGATATTGTGAGGAAGAGAATCAACGGATGCTTGTCTATGAGTACATGCATAATGGGACCTTAAGGGATCATATACACG ATTTTGATGAGCAGAAACAGTTAGGCTGGCTTCCACGGCTTCATATAGCTGAAGATGCAGCTAAAG GTCTTGAGTACCTGCACACCGGCTGCAGCCCCAGTATCATTCATCGTGAAGTTAAAACAAGCAACATTCTCCTAGACATCAACATGAGGGCCAAGGTATCAGATTTTGGACTATCGAGGCAAGCTGAAGAGGACTTGACACACGTATCAAGTGTGGCACGAGGAACAGAAGGCTATCTCGACCCAGA GTACTATGCAAATCAACAGTTGACAGAAAAAAGTGACGTTTATAGTTTTGGTGTGGTTCTCTTAGAACTTATCTCTGGAAGAAAGCCCGTCTTTGCGGAGGAATATGGTTGTGATTGGAGTATTGTTCATTGG ATCCTAGACTGGCAGGGAATGTCAAAATAG